Proteins from a genomic interval of Benincasa hispida cultivar B227 chromosome 7, ASM972705v1, whole genome shotgun sequence:
- the LOC120081933 gene encoding cytochrome P450 714A1-like isoform X2 — MFSITMEGSIVCGFISVFPVAVTVTVVAILVHLYFYGAWRRTAEVRRKLRAQGVTGPPPSILYGNLPEMQKIQLQTAAMASPPHRASAIVAHDYTSTLFPYFVEWRKQYGPLYTYSTGTRQHLYANKVELVKDLSLSNNLNLGKPFYVTKKLAPILGHSIVRSNGAIWAVQRKIIAPEFFMDRVRAMAVLMADAASSLVEKWESRIGDGASVEIEVDEDLRGFSADVISRACFGSSYEKGKEIFSKLRDLQKLISEGSFLFGYSSLRFLQPRKHKRIKKLEKEIESLIWETVQQRQKEFSKTSSSEKDLLQLIMEATTNDPNVGANDSSKNFIVDNCKSIYFAGHESTAVAATWTLMLLALHPEWQDCIRSEFAHACPDGRPDTTVISNLKTVSMVVHEALRLYPPAAFVARETFADTRLGNVVVPKGVCLWTLIPTLHREVEIWGEDANEFKPERFKNGIAKACKFPQAYVPFGAGPRLCLGKNFALVQLKIIISLIVSKFRFSLSPEYCHCPSYRMIVEPANGVKIAFQRL; from the exons ATGTTTTCAATTACTATGGAGGGGTCTATAGTTTGTGGTTTCATCTCGGTTTTTCCGGTGGCAGTTACCGTCACGGTGGTGGCGATATTGGTCCATTTGTACTTCTACGGGGCATGGAGGAGGACGGCGGAGGTGAGGAGAAAGTTAAGAGCACAAGGCGTGACAGGGCCACCGCCGTCGATTCTGTACGGTAATTTGCCGGAGATGCAAAAGATCCAGTTGCAGACGGCGGCTATGGCTTCTCCGCCGCATCGTGCGTCGGCGATTGTCGCTCATGATTATACTTCCACCCTCTTTCCCTATTTCGTCGAGTGGAGAAAGCAATACG GGCCATTGTACACGTACTCGACAGGGACGAGGCAGCATCTGTACGCCAACAAGGTGGAACTTGTGAAGGACTTGAGCCTCTCCAACAATCTCAACTTGGGGAAGCCTTTCTATGTCACCAAAAAGCTTGCTCCCATTCTTGGCCATAGCATCGTCCGCTCCAACGGCGCCATTTGGGCGGTGCAGCGTAAGATCATCGCCCCCGAGTTCTTCATGGACCGTGTCCGGGCCATGGCGGTGCTCATGGCTGACGCTGCGTCATCTCTGGTCGAAAAATGGGAGAGCAGGATCGGAGACGGAGCGAGCGTCGAGATTGAGGTCGATGAGGATCTAAGAGGGTTCTCAGCAGATGTCATTTCTAGGGCTTGCTTTGGGAGCTCATATGAGAAGGGGAAGGAGATTTTTTCCAAGCTTAGGGACCTTCAGAAGTTGATTAGTGAAGGGAGCTTTCTGTTTGGTTATAGTTCTTTGAG ATTTTTGCAACCAAGGAAACACAAAAGAATAAAGAAGTTGGAGAAGGAGATCGAGTCATTAATATGGGAGACGGTTCAACAGCGCCAAAAGGAGTTCTCTAAAACCTCCTCATCGGAGAAGGATTTGTTGCAGCTGATAATGGAAGCAACCACCAATGACCCAAATGTGGGAGCCAATGACTCTTCCAAAAACTTCATTGTTGACAATTGCAAGAGCATCTACTTCGCCGGTCATGAGTCCACTGCGGTCGCCGCCACTTGGACCTTGATGCTCCTCGCCCTCCACCCCGAATGGCAAGATTGTATCCGCTCCGAGTTCGCTCACGCTTGCCCCGACGGTCGCCCCGACACAACCGTGATTTCTAACCTCAAAACG GTGAGTATGGTGGTTCATGAAGCGTTGCGATTATACCCACCGGCAGCATTTGTGGCGAGGGAGACATTTGCCGACACGCGACTTGGGAACGTGGTAGTTCCAAAGGGTGTTTGCTTATGGACTTTGATTCCGACGCTACACAGAGAAGTCGAAATATGGGGAGAAGATGCGAATGAGTTCAAGCCAGAGCGGTTCAAAAACGGAATAGCCAAGGCGTGCAAGTTCCCTCAAGCGTATGTGCCATTTGGGGCAGGTCCTAGACTATGCTTGGGAAAGAACTTTGCATTAGTTCAATTGAAGATCATAATTTCTCTTATAGTTTCCAAGTTTAGGTTTTCATTATCTCCTGAGTATTGCCATTGTCCTTCCTATAGAATGATTGTGGAGCCTGCAAATGGTGTGAAAATTGCTTTCCAAAGGCTTTGA
- the LOC120081933 gene encoding cytochrome P450 714A1-like isoform X1: MFSITMEGSIVCGFISVFPVAVTVTVVAILVHLYFYGAWRRTAEVRRKLRAQGVTGPPPSILYGNLPEMQKIQLQTAAMASPPHRASAIVAHDYTSTLFPYFVEWRKQYGPLYTYSTGTRQHLYANKVELVKDLSLSNNLNLGKPFYVTKKLAPILGHSIVRSNGAIWAVQRKIIAPEFFMDRVRAMAVLMADAASSLVEKWESRIGDGASVEIEVDEDLRGFSADVISRACFGSSYEKGKEIFSKLRDLQKLISEGSFLFGYSSLSDRFLQPRKHKRIKKLEKEIESLIWETVQQRQKEFSKTSSSEKDLLQLIMEATTNDPNVGANDSSKNFIVDNCKSIYFAGHESTAVAATWTLMLLALHPEWQDCIRSEFAHACPDGRPDTTVISNLKTVSMVVHEALRLYPPAAFVARETFADTRLGNVVVPKGVCLWTLIPTLHREVEIWGEDANEFKPERFKNGIAKACKFPQAYVPFGAGPRLCLGKNFALVQLKIIISLIVSKFRFSLSPEYCHCPSYRMIVEPANGVKIAFQRL; encoded by the exons ATGTTTTCAATTACTATGGAGGGGTCTATAGTTTGTGGTTTCATCTCGGTTTTTCCGGTGGCAGTTACCGTCACGGTGGTGGCGATATTGGTCCATTTGTACTTCTACGGGGCATGGAGGAGGACGGCGGAGGTGAGGAGAAAGTTAAGAGCACAAGGCGTGACAGGGCCACCGCCGTCGATTCTGTACGGTAATTTGCCGGAGATGCAAAAGATCCAGTTGCAGACGGCGGCTATGGCTTCTCCGCCGCATCGTGCGTCGGCGATTGTCGCTCATGATTATACTTCCACCCTCTTTCCCTATTTCGTCGAGTGGAGAAAGCAATACG GGCCATTGTACACGTACTCGACAGGGACGAGGCAGCATCTGTACGCCAACAAGGTGGAACTTGTGAAGGACTTGAGCCTCTCCAACAATCTCAACTTGGGGAAGCCTTTCTATGTCACCAAAAAGCTTGCTCCCATTCTTGGCCATAGCATCGTCCGCTCCAACGGCGCCATTTGGGCGGTGCAGCGTAAGATCATCGCCCCCGAGTTCTTCATGGACCGTGTCCGGGCCATGGCGGTGCTCATGGCTGACGCTGCGTCATCTCTGGTCGAAAAATGGGAGAGCAGGATCGGAGACGGAGCGAGCGTCGAGATTGAGGTCGATGAGGATCTAAGAGGGTTCTCAGCAGATGTCATTTCTAGGGCTTGCTTTGGGAGCTCATATGAGAAGGGGAAGGAGATTTTTTCCAAGCTTAGGGACCTTCAGAAGTTGATTAGTGAAGGGAGCTTTCTGTTTGGTTATAGTTCTTTGAG CGACAGATTTTTGCAACCAAGGAAACACAAAAGAATAAAGAAGTTGGAGAAGGAGATCGAGTCATTAATATGGGAGACGGTTCAACAGCGCCAAAAGGAGTTCTCTAAAACCTCCTCATCGGAGAAGGATTTGTTGCAGCTGATAATGGAAGCAACCACCAATGACCCAAATGTGGGAGCCAATGACTCTTCCAAAAACTTCATTGTTGACAATTGCAAGAGCATCTACTTCGCCGGTCATGAGTCCACTGCGGTCGCCGCCACTTGGACCTTGATGCTCCTCGCCCTCCACCCCGAATGGCAAGATTGTATCCGCTCCGAGTTCGCTCACGCTTGCCCCGACGGTCGCCCCGACACAACCGTGATTTCTAACCTCAAAACG GTGAGTATGGTGGTTCATGAAGCGTTGCGATTATACCCACCGGCAGCATTTGTGGCGAGGGAGACATTTGCCGACACGCGACTTGGGAACGTGGTAGTTCCAAAGGGTGTTTGCTTATGGACTTTGATTCCGACGCTACACAGAGAAGTCGAAATATGGGGAGAAGATGCGAATGAGTTCAAGCCAGAGCGGTTCAAAAACGGAATAGCCAAGGCGTGCAAGTTCCCTCAAGCGTATGTGCCATTTGGGGCAGGTCCTAGACTATGCTTGGGAAAGAACTTTGCATTAGTTCAATTGAAGATCATAATTTCTCTTATAGTTTCCAAGTTTAGGTTTTCATTATCTCCTGAGTATTGCCATTGTCCTTCCTATAGAATGATTGTGGAGCCTGCAAATGGTGTGAAAATTGCTTTCCAAAGGCTTTGA